CCACGACAGATATGGGATGTAATTACCATATCTTCTGGTCTTCCTTCTAATGCAAGGTTGTTCACAGTAAGCAGCTGTTTCTTCACATCTTCAAGATCAATTCCTAATGCTTTATATCTTTGTTTCGCAGCATCTCCCACGATTGCTCCCCAAGTACAGTCATCTAACTGAAGATTACGGCATCCTGCCTTATAGAACTGTTTGATCACATCCTGATATGCAACACCAATATCCTGAATCAATTCTTCATTTGTCGCATAATATTTTCTTGTCGTTTCAATGTTTGTTGGAACAATCATTTGCTGAAACATCTGTGCTGGTGCAGGAATTGTATATTTTGCAATTGTATTTTCATCTTCAAACTGTTTTAAATATTTAAAATACTCTACAAATGGATGCTTTTTCGCTTTGATCTTTCCTACCAGATAAGTGTCTTCTAAAGAAGCTAATTCTCCATCGAACTGTACTCCACTTCCTGTCTGTTCATGTGCTACACCCTCAAATCCCCACATAAAATCTAAATGCCAGTAAGTTCTTCTGAACTCTCCGTCCGTAATCACATGATATCCTAATTCTTTTTGTTTTGCTACTAATTTTGCGATCTCTTCATTTACGATGTTATCGTATACTTCTTTTGTGATCTTGTTTTCGTTATATTGTGTTGTTGCTTTCTTTAATTCTTCTGTT
The sequence above is drawn from the Anaerostipes hadrus ATCC 29173 = JCM 17467 genome and encodes:
- a CDS encoding 5-methyltetrahydropteroyltriglutamate--homocysteine S-methyltransferase; protein product: MSKLQEPFRYDYVGSFLRTEELKKATTQYNENKITKEVYDNIVNEEIAKLVAKQKELGYHVITDGEFRRTYWHLDFMWGFEGVAHEQTGSGVQFDGELASLEDTYLVGKIKAKKHPFVEYFKYLKQFEDENTIAKYTIPAPAQMFQQMIVPTNIETTRKYYATNEELIQDIGVAYQDVIKQFYKAGCRNLQLDDCTWGAIVGDAAKQRYKALGIDLEDVKKQLLTVNNLALEGRPEDMVITSHICRGNYHSTFFTSGPYDTVADYVFAKENVDALFLEYDDERSGGFAPLKKVSEDKKVVLGLITTKKPDLEDKEKVINRIRQAAKYIPLERLCLSPQCGFASCAIGNKLTEEEQWAKLKLVKEIAEEVWGE